Genomic DNA from Shouchella patagoniensis:
AACTCTTCTTCGGGCGCATGTGTTTGATGGTTCTCAACAAGTGTATCTAAATGCTCGAGTTCTTGCTGATATTCAATAATAGCAGAAATTGCTGGAAGGAAGGCATGCCATTGTGATAAATCAAACTCTTCTTCCTCATAAAGCGTTACGAACAGGTTAGTCATTGATGACTGCCCTTCTTCAATCTCTGTCATATATTCGTCTGGTGCATGGGTGTTGACCTTGCCGTTATAACGCAGGATAATGCGGTGATGGTAATCAGTTAATGATGTTATTTGCTCCTCTATCCGTTTCTGAACTCGGTTAGGAAGAGTCAAATAATCTTCTGACCGACGATCAATCATTTCAAGAGCATTATATGCTTTCTCGCTCGTTACAATCATTTGCCTAAAAACAACCACTTTACGTCTTTGGCTAAATGTTTTGGCTCTGAAGTAGTTTCGCTCTTCTCGAAATAAAGTAAATAAGTCATTTGCTTTATCTAAGTTATCGCGTTGATTCCGTATATCTTCACGCAGAGCGATGGTATCGGCATCGTGCCGAGCTACTAAGTTGAGCCATTCAAGCAATGAGTCTGTAGATTGAGAGAGCTTGTCATATACTTTTTTCTCATAACGTGGTGGTATGAAGGCTAAATTCACTAAAAAAGCAGAGACGATTCCAATTAAGACAAGAAGAAAACGTTCTGAAGCGAATTGTAGAAAGTTGTCGGCTGGGCTCTCCATAATGATGATGATCGTAACAATCGCCGTGGGAATAATGGCTGATTCTAATTTAAGTTTAATAAAAATCGCAATCGATAACATAACTACAACACCCACTACAAAGGGCTCAT
This window encodes:
- a CDS encoding aromatic acid exporter family protein; this encodes MRLGARILKTGLAIVLALYLANWLEFNPPTFAAIAASFAIQPSLFRTVRTFSHQVQANLIGAVIGVLFVMTFGHEPFVVGVVVMLSIAIFIKLKLESAIIPTAIVTIIIIMESPADNFLQFASERFLLVLIGIVSAFLVNLAFIPPRYEKKVYDKLSQSTDSLLEWLNLVARHDADTIALREDIRNQRDNLDKANDLFTLFREERNYFRAKTFSQRRKVVVFRQMIVTSEKAYNALEMIDRRSEDYLTLPNRVQKRIEEQITSLTDYHHRIILRYNGKVNTHAPDEYMTEIEEGQSSMTNLFVTLYEEEEFDLSQWHAFLPAISAIIEYQQELEHLDTLVENHQTHAPEEELA